The Corynebacterium minutissimum genome includes the window TTACCTTAACCGCTACACGGCGCCGCGCCAGATTAGGGGTGAATTTAATTAGTTGGGACGGCCCTCGTCGGCAGCTGCGAGAAGGTAGTGGCCGTAGCCAGACTTCAGGAGAGGCTGAGCCAGCGCGGTAAGCGCTGCGGCGTCGATGAAACCTTCTGCAAACGCGGCTACTTCCGGTGAGCCAATGACGGTGCCGGTGCGCTTCTGCATGACTTCCACATATGCGGAGGCCTCACTCATGGAGTCCACCGTTCCGGTATCCAGCCACACGTCACCGCGCTGCATGCGCTTGACTCGGAGCCGTCCGCGGCGCAAGTATTCCTCGTTGACGGCGGTGATCTCTAATTCCCCACGCGCGCTGGGCTTAATGCTCTTCGCAATGTCCACCACGGAATTGTCATAGAAGTACAACCCCACCACAGCGTGGTTGGATTTTGGTGTGGCGGGCTTTTCTTCAATGGAGAGGGCCTGGCCGGATTCGTCGAAATCGACGACGCCATAGCGCTGCGGGTCGGAGACCTCGTAGGCAAAGATGATGCCGCCATCGGGGCGGCGGCACTCATTAAGTGCAGTGGAGAAGCCGTGGCCTTCGAAGATGTTGTCACCCAAGACGAGTGCCACGTCGTCATCAGCGATGAAGTCTTCCGCAATGAGGAAGGCTTGGGCCAAGCCTTCTGGGCGCGGCTGGACCGCATAGTGGAGCATGAGGCCCAGTTGGGAACCATCACCCAACAGGCGCTTGAAGGCGTCCTGGTCTTCCGGGGTGGTGATGATGAGGATCTCCCGGATACCGGCCTGAATCAAGGTGGTCAGTGGGTAGTAGACCAT containing:
- the rfbA gene encoding glucose-1-phosphate thymidylyltransferase RfbA; the protein is MKGIILAGGSGTRLYPITKGISKQLMPIYDKPMVYYPLTTLIQAGIREILIITTPEDQDAFKRLLGDGSQLGLMLHYAVQPRPEGLAQAFLIAEDFIADDDVALVLGDNIFEGHGFSTALNECRRPDGGIIFAYEVSDPQRYGVVDFDESGQALSIEEKPATPKSNHAVVGLYFYDNSVVDIAKSIKPSARGELEITAVNEEYLRRGRLRVKRMQRGDVWLDTGTVDSMSEASAYVEVMQKRTGTVIGSPEVAAFAEGFIDAAALTALAQPLLKSGYGHYLLAAADEGRPN